Proteins encoded in a region of the Armatimonadota bacterium genome:
- a CDS encoding cyclic nucleotide-binding protein, with the protein MEQNLAKDFMQRIDVLSALDGRIARKLEQEAQERFVRRRDPVFEPGDPENEVYIVKEGRVRVYRQSPAGKEISLALFDPGEMFGEMALFFPSTRVNTAEAHEDTELYVVPVETFQRWMQEDDEIKQLVLYIMADRRRAMEQKAAELVALEVPQRMAKTILWLFDRYRTDIIAGKIALNIRLTHHEIASLSGTTRETATLILNRFRRDGYIDFFGRRMILLNEAELVRIATTYE; encoded by the coding sequence ATGGAACAAAATCTGGCGAAAGATTTTATGCAGCGCATCGATGTACTTTCCGCTCTAGACGGACGCATCGCCCGCAAACTGGAGCAGGAAGCACAGGAGCGGTTTGTACGCCGTCGTGACCCCGTTTTTGAGCCCGGCGACCCCGAAAATGAGGTGTACATCGTTAAGGAGGGGCGCGTGCGGGTGTATCGCCAATCTCCTGCGGGCAAAGAGATTTCTCTGGCGCTGTTTGACCCGGGCGAGATGTTTGGCGAGATGGCGCTGTTCTTCCCCTCAACGCGGGTGAACACCGCCGAAGCGCATGAGGACACCGAGCTGTACGTGGTGCCGGTTGAGACCTTCCAGCGCTGGATGCAGGAAGACGATGAGATTAAGCAGCTGGTGCTGTACATCATGGCGGACCGACGACGCGCGATGGAGCAGAAGGCGGCGGAGCTGGTAGCGCTGGAAGTGCCTCAGCGTATGGCAAAGACCATCCTGTGGCTGTTCGACCGCTACCGCACCGATATTATCGCCGGTAAAATCGCACTCAACATTCGCCTGACACACCACGAAATCGCCAGCCTGTCGGGCACCACGCGTGAGACCGCAACACTCATCCTCAACCGCTTCCGTCGGGATGGTTACATCGACTTCTTCGGGCGGCGGATGATACTGTTGAACGAAGCGGAACTGGTTCGCATTGCCACAACGTACGAGTGA
- the argC gene encoding N-acetyl-gamma-glutamyl-phosphate reductase translates to MRHRKIHVGIGGASGYAGGELVRLLLQHPDVQITYLSSHTYAGKSISTAFPGLAAHHLPPLEEFDVQRAAQKADILFLAGETGFAMQVARPLLEAGVRLIDLSADFRLRDPAVYAQWYKREHSAIDLLDEAVYGLPELMPHSQLREARLVANPGCYPTAAALALAPVLAQGWVEPDSLVIDAKSGVSGAGRSKFGLDYHFAELNESMRAYGVPTHRHTPEIEQMLSEVAGRQIAVTFTPHLIPITRGILCTAYARLSRSISAQELTLHYRRFYQDKTFVVVRDAGDFPATKHVAGTNYCHLSLTVDERTGRLVVTSVIDNLVKGAAGQAVQNMNLMLGLVESRGLEMPPVFP, encoded by the coding sequence ATGAGACACCGAAAGATACATGTGGGCATCGGCGGCGCGTCGGGCTATGCAGGGGGTGAGCTGGTTCGCCTGCTGTTACAACACCCCGATGTGCAGATTACCTATCTGAGCTCACACACCTACGCGGGTAAATCCATCAGCACCGCCTTCCCCGGTCTCGCAGCACACCACCTGCCGCCGCTGGAAGAGTTCGACGTGCAACGGGCAGCGCAGAAGGCCGACATCCTCTTTCTGGCGGGTGAGACGGGTTTCGCCATGCAGGTTGCCAGACCGTTGCTGGAGGCGGGCGTGCGCCTGATTGACCTCTCCGCCGACTTCCGCCTGCGCGACCCTGCCGTCTACGCGCAGTGGTACAAACGCGAGCACTCCGCGATAGACCTGCTGGACGAGGCGGTATACGGCTTGCCGGAGCTGATGCCGCACAGCCAATTGCGCGAGGCGAGGCTGGTGGCGAACCCGGGCTGCTACCCTACTGCTGCTGCGCTCGCGCTGGCTCCCGTGCTGGCGCAGGGATGGGTGGAACCCGACTCACTGGTGATAGACGCCAAATCGGGCGTGTCGGGCGCGGGCAGGTCCAAATTCGGGCTGGACTATCACTTCGCCGAACTCAACGAGAGTATGCGTGCCTACGGCGTGCCCACCCATCGCCACACGCCGGAAATCGAGCAGATGCTGTCGGAGGTAGCAGGCAGGCAGATTGCCGTCACCTTCACACCCCACCTGATACCTATCACGCGCGGCATCCTGTGCACCGCGTATGCCCGGCTGTCACGCTCTATCTCGGCGCAGGAATTGACCCTGCACTACCGCCGATTCTATCAGGACAAGACCTTCGTGGTGGTGCGCGACGCAGGCGACTTTCCCGCCACCAAACATGTTGCCGGTACGAACTATTGCCACCTCAGCCTGACGGTGGATGAACGCACCGGGCGGCTGGTGGTCACCAGCGTCATAGATAATCTGGTGAAGGGCGCAGCGGGACAGGCGGTGCAGAACATGAACCTGATGCTGGGGTTGGTGGAGTCGCGCGGGCTGGAGATGCCGCCGGTCTTTCCATAG